From the Tenacibaculum dicentrarchi genome, the window ATCTAAAGTGTTTTTTTTGTGATAATTTTATTTATCAATATGAAAATAAAAGCCTGTTTAAATTTCATCTAAAAAAGTTTTGTAACATAAAAATAAGAAATCGAATTCGTCAAACTGAATTTAGTTCAGTTTCGCATCTTGATTTACCGTAGTTATTCCCTTTTTTTTTGATGATTCTTGTCAATTCGAGTGATTTTAATGACTAAAAGGAATTAAAATTGTATCGAGAATTTGAATTATTTTATGTTGATGAATTTTATACAAAAAAGTTCTCGATACAATTTTTTTGAAGGAAAAAAATCACTCGAACTGACAGTTTATTTAATTTTTAAACAGGCTCTAAGCTTATTTTATTATTTCAAAGGATATAATTTAACATCCTTTCCTAACCAAGCTTGTAATTTTGCGTAAATTTTTTGTTGATCTTTATCAGAAAAACTTTTAATTCTCGTTAAGTGTGAACCTCCTTCTAAAACCATTTTCAAAGCATCAACGCCTTCTTTTGGTGTTGGTCCACAAGCCGCCCAAGGGTCGTAAGCTCCCTGAATATATAAAATATTATTTCCTTTAGTTTCTACATAATTACGTACTTCTTTAATATATGTAGGGTTGTAAGTTAAATCTACATTTTTAGGTGCAAACCTACTATTTGTACTGCTTTTAACTACTTTTAATAAATCTTTTACAGGCGCTAAATCAAAACCGTAATAGCCTAATTCTCTCATATGTTGATAAAAAGAAGGTAAGTAATTTTTAAATCCTGCATCGTTGTAAACATGAACACCAGAAATTTTAATTAAATACTTAAATAATTCTTCTGATGATGCCTCTTTTGTAGGTACATCGGCACATTTTCCGCTGCCCCATTGCCAGAAAGAAAAAGGAAATTCTAACACGGCATATTCTAAGGTTTCTTCTAAAGGAACTTGGGTAAAACTCATCTTGTTTTTAGCCGCATAAGTCGCTAATATTTTTAAGATATCCGCTCTGTTTTCTAAAACAGTTCTTTGAAAAGTTTTAATACTCGCTCTACAAGCATCACTACCAACCGAGTTGATTAAATCATTGGTTCTAGGGTCTTCTAAGGTATTTATTAATGGAGCAACATAAGGCACAGCAACATCAATATCTTTCGGATATTTAGCCTTGTAAATTAAGGTAGTTTCTCCTCCTTTACTAATTCCTGATGACAACCATTTACCACTATAAACATTTTTTAATTTGGTAACAATAGTATGATAATCTTCAATAGCGTTATCGTTTGTTAAATGTTTCCAAGGAATAGAATCGGGTCTTGATTTTCCGTACATTCTGTATTCTACAATTACCTGATTCGATTTGAATACTTTACTTAATTCCGTGGTTCTATTTCTAGAAGAATATCCATCGGTAATTAAAACTGTTGGGCTGTTGTAATTGGCATGTGAAACATACATATAATGATCAAAAGTTCCTTCGGATGGATTTTTAGGATCTAAATTTTGCTTTAAAACCACTTTGTAAGCCTCAGTGAAATGATCTTTGGCTTCAATAGAATCTATCTGGGCTTTAGGAAAAGTAGCTTGTAATTTTTCTTTAAATGATACGATTTTGTTCTCTTTAGTTGTTTTACACGATGCAAAAACGGCTAAAGATACAAGAATAAATAACTGTAAATTTTTCACTTTATATATGTTTTTTGCTAAAAATACAGGCTTTATGGTATTTGTTGTGGTATTATTTTAACAAGTTTACGGCTTATATTAGTCTGTATATAGATAAAATATGTAAAAGTTTTTATAAATAGTTATTTTAGAGCATGGAAAAAATTATTCAAATAGATAGCGATTATATAGAAAATAACACTAATTTTTCAGCACTTATTACTGAATTAAAAGCTGCTTTTTCTTCGCAAGAAACCCTTGTTCCGATGCGTCATCATCACGATTTTGCAAACCCAGCAGTTAATGCAGATTCTACCTTATTATTGATGCCAGCATGGAATCCTAGTAAAAATGCGGGAGTAAAAATAGTAACAGTAAGCCCCGAGAATCAGCAATTCGATTTGCCTTCAATCAACGGAACGTATATTTATTTAGATGCTGTTAAAGGAACAATTAAAGCCATTTTAGAAGCCAAAAGTTTAACGGTAAAACGTACGGCATCGGCATCGGCATTGGCATCTACTTTTTTATCCAAAGAAAATTCGTCGTCATTATTAATGATAGGAACAGGCGCTTTATCGGTTAATTTAATCAAAGCACACGCCTCGGTTCGTCCGATTAAAAACGTATTTATTTGGGGGCGTAATTTTTCTAAAGCACAAGCAATTTGCAAAACATTAAAAGAAGAAGATTTTACAATTACAGCCGTTCAAACTATCGAAGAAAAAATATCGGAAGTCGATATTATTTCGTGTGCAACGCTGTCAAAAACGCCGTTAGTTTTAGGGAAATATTTAAAAGCAGGACAACATGTCGATTTAGTTGGAGCGTATAAAAAAGATATGCGTGAAGCGGATAATGAAGTTATCAAAAAAGGGGCAGTTTATATTGATACTTATCAAGGTGGATTAAAAGAAAGTGGCGATATTTTAATACCGTTACAAACAGGTATTTTAAAACAAGAAGATATTAACGCTGATTTATTTGAATTGTGTTCATCTAAAGAAATAGCAGAAGAAAAAGGACGTAAAAATGATGATGAAATTACTGTTTTTAAATCGGTAGGACACGCTTTAGAAGATTTAGCCGCCGCTAATTATTTCTATCATAAATATATAAATCAGTAAAAAAATGAGTAAAACATATCAAAATATACTTTCAAAAACTGATTTTAAACCAAATGAAAATTGGTTGCAAATTAAAACAATCGACATGCACACAGGCGGAGAACCTTTGCGTGTAATTGTTGATGGATTTCCTGAATTAAAAGGAAATTCAGTTTTAGAATATCGACGTTATTGCAAAGAAAATTTCGATAATTTACGAACCGCTTTAATGTTTGAACCTCGTGGACATCCTGATATGTACGGCTGTATTTTATTGCCTCCAAATCCTAAAGAAAACAATCAAAATAACGAAGAAATAGGCGATTTTGGTATTATATTTCTTCATAATGAAGGATATTCGACCATGTGTGGTCATGCGATTATTGCTATTTCTACATTGGCTGTCGAAATGAATTGGATTGATGTTAAAGAAGGTGAAAATATTTTAAAAATTGATGCTCCTTGCGGACGAATTACCTCGTTTGCGAATGTGAAAAATGGTAAAGTAACAGGCGTTCGTTTTCATTGTGTGCCGAGTTTTGTGGTTGGTTTAGACAGAACTGTGGAGGTCGAAAATTTAGGAACTGTAACCTACGATTTGGCTTACGGAGGTGCTTTTTACGCTTATGTCGATATGGCAAAAAATAATTTTAATTTTGATTTAAGCAGTAATTCGTATCGTGATTTAATTGCCAACGGAATGAAAATAAAACATGCCGTAATGCAAAATGATTCTGAAATTATTCATCCTTTAGAAGCCGATTTGAGCTTTTTATACGGAACTATTTTTGTTGATAATAACAAACAACCTTCAGGAAACGATAGCAGAAATGTCTGTATTTTTGCCGAAGGAGAAGTCGATAGATGCCCAACAGGTTCGGGTGTTTCTGGAAGAATGGCAATTCATAAAAAAAGAAATGAAATTGATTTTAATCAAACCATGAGCATTGAAAGTATTACCGATTCGGTATTTATTGGTGCTGTTATCTCTGAAGAAAAATATGGTCAATTTAATGCCGTAATTCCGCAGGTATCAGGAACGGCGTATATTACAGGAATGAATACCTTTGTAATCGACCCAAATGACCCGATGAAAGATGGATTTATTCTTCGGTAATTCTTAGGTAATTTTAAATGATTTTGGCTGATTTCGGCTAATCTTTAAAAATAAAATATTTTTTCTTCGGATAAAAAAACAGCATTTCTCATTATAGTTTTATAAAAAATAAGATGGACTACAATCAAATAAAAATAGCAAATCAACAAGCGGAAGAAATTCTTTTAAAAACCTATAATATTAAAGGAACTGCAACTGAATTACCTGGCGAATTAGATTTTAATTTCCGAATAAAAACACTCAGTTCAGAAGGGTATATTTTAAAAATTTCTCGTCCGAAGGAAGACGAAAATTATTTAGATTTTCAACAAAAATTATTGCAATATGTTGCTAAAAATAATGCTGAAATTATTGCTCCGAAAGTTATAAAAGATACTGAAGGAAATGTAATTTCTACTATAATTGACGCTTTTGGAAATGTTCGAAAAGTACGATTATTAACGTGGATTTCTGGGCGTGTTTGGTCGTCTGTAAATCCGCAATTAGATAGTTTGCGTTTTAGTTTGGGCGAGCAATGCGGACTTTTAACCAAGGCGTTACAAGGTTTTAATCATGAAGAGGCAAAAAGAGAATTTGTTTGGGACGTAGCACAATCTCTTTGGACAAAAAAACATATCAATTTATTTGAAAATGAGCAAAAAGAAATTATAACTTATTATCAAACACAATTTGAAAATAATAAAATAAACTATGATTCTTTAAGAAAATCAGTAGTTCATAATGATGCCAATGATAATAATGTTATTGTATCGAAAGAGCTTGTAAACCCAACAGTAAAAGCAGCGATTGATTACGGTGATGCCATTTATACGCAAGTAATTAATGATGTGGCAATTGCCTGTGCTTATGCAATTATGAATCATAATGAGCCGTTGGAATCGGCGTTACATATTGTAAAAGGCTATCATCAGAATTTTCCTTTACAAGAAAAAGAATTGGCACATTTATACGATGCTATTGCTATGCGATTGGTTATTTCCGTAACAAAATCGGCAATTAATAAAATTGAAGAACCGAACAATAAATATTTACTGATAAGCGAAAAACCAGCTTGGGAAGTACTTAAAAAATGGCGTGAAATTCACCCTGATTTTGCGGAATATAATTTTAGAATTGCTTGTGGTTTTTCGGCACATCCGAATGAAAAAAAGTTTGAAAATTGGAGTTTAAAACATACTTTTTCTTTAGAAAATCTATTTCCAACAGTTCAAAAAAATAGTATTTTTCCTATTGATTTAAGTATTTCAAGCAAATGGATTGGGCATGAAAAAGAAGCAAATAATTTAGCACTTTTTCAATTTAAAATTGATGAATTACAAAAAGAAAATCCTACAAAAATTATTGGTGGCGGTTATTTAGAACCTCGTGTTTTTTATACTGCTGATGCGTATCAAAAAATAGGAAATAACGGAAAAGAAAACCGAACAATTCATTTAGGAACCGATTTCTGGTTGCCAAAAAACACGTCTGTTCACGCTATTTTAGATGGGGAAGTTGTTATTTCTTCGGATAATCAAGGCGATAAAAATTACGGTGGATTATTAGTATTAAAACATCAAGCCGATAATTTTGAATTTTATACTTTATACGGACATAATACGCCCGAAAGTGTACAAAAACATCAAGTAGGCGACCGAATTTTAAAAGGTGAAAAAATTGCAGAACTTGGCGATATTTCAGAAAACGGAAATTGGGTTCCTCATTTACATTTTCAAGTTTTATTATCATTATTTGATTTGAAAACAGATTTTCCAGGCGTAGCATATTTAAACGAAATGGAGGTTTGGAAAAGTGTTTGCCCAAACCCGAATTTACTTTTTAAATCGAAAGAATTAAACCAAAATAACAGCATTTCAAACAACGATTTAATCAAGTATCGAAAACAACATTTAGGGAAAAGTTTAAGTTTGCAATACAAAACGCCCATAAAAATGGTGCGTGGTTCAGGCGTTTATTTAATCGACCAATTTGGAAATAAATATTTAGATACCGTAAATAATGTTGCACACGTTGGGCATGAAAATTACAATGTTGTAAAAGCAGGACAGCAACAAATGAGTTTAATTAACACAAACTCACGCTATTTACACGAAAATATCAATGAATTAGCCAAAGAACTCATTGAAACTTTACCGCCAGAATTAAATGTGTTACATTTTGTAAACTCTGGAAGTGAGGCAAATGAATTGGCAATTCGAATGGCAAAAGCCGTTACAGGCGAAAAAGATATTATCGCAAGTGAAATCGGTTATCACGGAAATGCGAATATGTGTATTGATATTTCTTCGTATAAATTTGATGGAAAAGGAGGAAATGGCGCACCAGAACACACGCAAATATTTCCGTTAGTCGATAGTTTTAGAGGGAAATATAGAGGTGAAAATACCGCAAAAAAATACGCTGATGAAGTTCAAAAATGTATCGATACCATTCAAAATAAAGGACGAAATGTAGGTGCATTTATTATAGAACCAATTATTAGTTGTGGCGGTCAGGTAGAATTACCAACAGGTTTTTTATCCGAAGCATATCAAAAAATTAGAAAAGTTGGTGGCGTTTGTATTTCTGATGAAGTACAAACTGGTTGCGGACGAATGGGAAAAACTTTTTGGGGTTTTCAATTGCACGATGTTGTTCCTGATATCATAACTATTGGAAAACCTTTAGGAAATGGGCATCCAATTGCGGCGGTTGCCTGTACTCAAAAAGTTGCCGAGGCATTTGCAAACGGTATGGAATATTTTAACACTTTTGGCGGAAATCCTGTTTCCTGTGCCATTGCAACCGAAGTAATTCGAACTGTAAAAAGAGATAAATTGCAAGAAAATGCGTTAGAAGTTGGGAATTATTTAAAATCATCATTAAAAGAACTTTCTAAAGAATTTCCAATTATTGGCGATGTAAGAGGGCAGGGGCTTTTCTTAGGAATTGAGTTCGTTGATTCTCAATTAAATCCACTCGCTTCTCATGCCGATTATATCGCAAACAGAATGAAAAATTACGGAATTTTAATGAGTACCGATGGAGCAGACCATAATGTGTTAAAAATAAAACCACCAATTGTTTTCACCAAAGAAAATGCCGAAGAAGTACTTTTTTATCTAAAGAAAATATTAAAAGAGGATTTTATGAAGGTTGTTTAATGTTATAAAAATAAGAATCATTTGAAGCAATTTCCCGCTTTCCGCACTCGCTTTTTTTTGAAGAAAAATCAAAAAAAGAGCTCAAACAAATGCTACAATCGGGGCTAGGTATTTTAGTTTGTTTTTTACTTATTTTTTTATAATAATATTTTTTTTAATAAACTATAAAAAAGAAAAAACGCAACTCTTAAAAGATAAAGAGTTGCGTTTTTTTATGAATTTACTGTAATTTTTTAAAATTTATTTTGAAATTCCAAAAGGGTCTTCAATGCTATACATTGGTTCCGTAAACCATTTCGGGCCATTTTCGGTCATATAAATATGGTCTTCATGACGGATTCCAAATTTATTAGGAACACAAATCATTGGCTCATTACTGAAAGTCATTTTTTCGACTAAAACAGTATTGTCATTTTTAACAATATATGGCCATTCATGAATATTTAAACCAATTCCATGCCCTGTTCTGTGTGGTAAACCAGGTAAATCATATTTTGGTCCAAGCTGATGACTTTCTAATGTTTTTCTAGCGGCAGCATCAATATCGGCACAAACATTGCCTAATTGAGCGGCATCAAAAGCGGCTTGTTGGGTTTCTTTTTCAATATTCCAAATTGACCTTTGTAAATCATCCGCTTCACCAAAAACATAGGTTCTTGTAATATCAGAAATATAATCGTGTAAAACACAACCTGTATCTATTAAAACAACTTCGTTTAATGCTAAATTTTTAGGTTTTTTTACACCGTGTGGAAATGATGAATCGACCCCAAAGAGTACGATACAAAAATAAGAACCAGCAGTTGCACCATAACGAATATGTGCTTCGTGGATAAAATCTTCGACTTCTTTAGCTGAAATTCCAACCCTTAAAATACGAGCTGCGGCTTTTTGAACCTCTAAAGTGATGTTCATTGCGTGTTGCATAATGGCAATTTCAGCATCCGATTTTATCATTCTACAACCTGCGGTAATTGGCGTTGCACTTTCTAGGGTAAATATTTCGTTACATTTATTAATCCCATCGACAATGAAAAAAGGTGTTGCTTCATCCATCAAAATAACGCCTTTATTTACCTTGTTTTTTGTCAAGATTTTGGTAAATAATTTATAAGGACTTTTGTGTTCTTCCCAACAATTAACTTCGCCTTTTATTAGCATGAAATCTAAAATTGTTCCTTTTTCAAATTTTGGTGCGATAAAATGCAAATCACCATTTTGAAATAAAATTGCACCGACCATTCGTTCGCTCGAACTCCATTTCATTCCTGTAAAATAGAATAAATTTGTTCCAGCGTGTAGATACATTGCCTGTTTATTTTGATTTTTCATCAATTGGCAAGCTTTGTTTATTCTTTGTTGAAACTCTTCTTTTTGAATCGGTTCAACTAAGTGAGCCGTTGGAGTTATGGCATTTAATTCTGCTTCTATGGTAGAACCTCCGATTCCAAATGTATTCATTCTAATTTTTTTTTAATTTTTTTTAATGCTTTTAACTGTTCATTAATGCTTCAATATCCTTAATTTCGATAGGCATTTTGGCAGTTAAATTGATATTTCCATTTTCTGTAATTAGATAATCATCTTCTAAACGACAACCAATTCCTTCTTCGGCGATATAAATTCCAGGTTCACAAGTAAGTATCATTCCCGCTTCAAAAGGACGAGAATATAAACCAACATCATGCACATCTAACCCTAAATAATGGGCAGTTCCGTGCATAAAATATTTTTTATATAAAGGCTTTTCAGGGTCTTGATTAGCCACTTCATCGGCATCTAATAAGTTTAATTTTATCAGTTCAGCTTCGACTAAACTTGCCATATTTTTTTCATAATCAGCAGGTAAAATTCCTGCTTTTAAAAGTTTACTACCTTCTTTCAAACAATGTAAAACCGAGGTATAAACAGCAGCTTGTCTTTCAGAAAATTTCCCATTTACAGGAAAACAACGAGTAGTATCGCTATTGTAATTTGCATAGCAAACGCCGAAATCAAGTAAAATCATTTCACCGTCTTTACAAACCGAATCGTTAGTATTATAATGCAAAGCACAAGCGTTTTGTCCTGAAGCAACAATCGGTTGAAAAGCGTGATGTGAAGCTCCAGATTTGACTAAATTATAGGTTAATTCTGCCTCTAATTCGTATTCATTTTTGCCAGGTTTACATGCCTTTAAAATACGAGAAAAAGATTCTACGCTAATATCGGTTGCTTTTTGTGTTAATTCGTGTTCAATTGTTAATTTTACAGGACGTAAATCACGGGTGATTTTTGCCGCACGATAATATTGATGTAACGGATATTTTTGTTTACACCATTTTATCATTCTATCTTGTTGGGTTTCTTGATTATTGGTAGCACGTTTATAGTGTTCGTTATGCCCTAAATAAAAACTATCAGCTTCAAAAGCCATTGCTTGTAAAACGCTTTCAAAATCTTTGTTCCAAATTACTCTTGAAATCCCTGAAATTTCAGTAGCTTTTTCTTGGGTTAATTTTTCACCGTCCCAAATTTTGATGAGTTCACTAGTTTCTTTTATGAATAAAATCGCGCGATTTTCTTTTTTATAAGCATCAGGATACAGCACTAAAATAGTTTCTTCTTGGTCAATTCCCGAAAGGTAAAAAAGGTCATTATTTTGTGTAAATCCCATTACATCATCGGCATTGTTGTGTTTCACATCGTTTGATGTTAAAATAGCGATGCTGTTGGGTTGCATTTTGGCTGTAAAACGCTTTCTATTTTCTATAAATAACGAGTTATTAATTTGTTCGTAACGCATAGTATTATTGATTCAGGTGCTGTTAATTTATTGTGTAGCGTATTTTACGCGTATCTTTCTGTATGAAACGGGCTTAAATCGAGGCTTGTTTTTTTATCAGAAATTACTTCGGATATTAATTTTCCTGTTGCGGGTCCTAAACTCCATCCCATCATGGCGTGTCCTGTTGCTACGGTTACGTTTTTCACTTTTGATAAACGTCCGATATATGGCAATCCATCAGGCGAACAGGGTCTTAATCCAGAGGCTACATCGTCAATTTCTTTCTGGCTAATTTTTAAATTTTGATAAAAGCGTTCACTTGCTTTTGCGATGGCATTTACACGTACTTTATTGATATTGGTATTAATTTTATCAACTTCCATAGTTCCTGCAAAACGAGTAAAACCGTTCATTGGCGTTACAGCAACTTTTGCTTCCATTAAAATGGCAGGAATGGTAATTCCTGTTTCTTGAGATACATTAATTCGGTATCCTTTTCCAGCTTGAATAGGAATTGTAGTATTCAATTTTTTCATTAGAATTTGCGACCAAGAGCCAGTTGCCACGACTATTTCATCAGGAGTAAATTCTTGTTTGTTTGTTTTCAGAGAAGTTACTTTATTGCCAGTTACGTTAATGTCAAGCACTTCTTCATTGGCTAAAATTGTAACGCCATTTTTTTCTAAATATCGTTTTAATTGTGGCATAAATTCACTTGGAGTCATGTGTGAATCGGTGTGATAATAAATGGCACCTTTAATATTTAAACCTGCATTTGGTTCTAATTTCAGTACTTGTTCTTTTGATAAATTCTCAACATTTAAGCCTTCTTGAATGGCACGTTTTCCTGTATTCCATTCTTCTT encodes:
- a CDS encoding aminopeptidase P N-terminal domain-containing protein yields the protein MRYEQINNSLFIENRKRFTAKMQPNSIAILTSNDVKHNNADDVMGFTQNNDLFYLSGIDQEETILVLYPDAYKKENRAILFIKETSELIKIWDGEKLTQEKATEISGISRVIWNKDFESVLQAMAFEADSFYLGHNEHYKRATNNQETQQDRMIKWCKQKYPLHQYYRAAKITRDLRPVKLTIEHELTQKATDISVESFSRILKACKPGKNEYELEAELTYNLVKSGASHHAFQPIVASGQNACALHYNTNDSVCKDGEMILLDFGVCYANYNSDTTRCFPVNGKFSERQAAVYTSVLHCLKEGSKLLKAGILPADYEKNMASLVEAELIKLNLLDADEVANQDPEKPLYKKYFMHGTAHYLGLDVHDVGLYSRPFEAGMILTCEPGIYIAEEGIGCRLEDDYLITENGNINLTAKMPIEIKDIEALMNS
- a CDS encoding ornithine cyclodeaminase family protein translates to MEKIIQIDSDYIENNTNFSALITELKAAFSSQETLVPMRHHHDFANPAVNADSTLLLMPAWNPSKNAGVKIVTVSPENQQFDLPSINGTYIYLDAVKGTIKAILEAKSLTVKRTASASALASTFLSKENSSSLLMIGTGALSVNLIKAHASVRPIKNVFIWGRNFSKAQAICKTLKEEDFTITAVQTIEEKISEVDIISCATLSKTPLVLGKYLKAGQHVDLVGAYKKDMREADNEVIKKGAVYIDTYQGGLKESGDILIPLQTGILKQEDINADLFELCSSKEIAEEKGRKNDDEITVFKSVGHALEDLAAANYFYHKYINQ
- a CDS encoding M24 family metallopeptidase, which produces MNTFGIGGSTIEAELNAITPTAHLVEPIQKEEFQQRINKACQLMKNQNKQAMYLHAGTNLFYFTGMKWSSSERMVGAILFQNGDLHFIAPKFEKGTILDFMLIKGEVNCWEEHKSPYKLFTKILTKNKVNKGVILMDEATPFFIVDGINKCNEIFTLESATPITAGCRMIKSDAEIAIMQHAMNITLEVQKAAARILRVGISAKEVEDFIHEAHIRYGATAGSYFCIVLFGVDSSFPHGVKKPKNLALNEVVLIDTGCVLHDYISDITRTYVFGEADDLQRSIWNIEKETQQAAFDAAQLGNVCADIDAAARKTLESHQLGPKYDLPGLPHRTGHGIGLNIHEWPYIVKNDNTVLVEKMTFSNEPMICVPNKFGIRHEDHIYMTENGPKWFTEPMYSIEDPFGISK
- a CDS encoding aminotransferase class III-fold pyridoxal phosphate-dependent enzyme, which gives rise to MDYNQIKIANQQAEEILLKTYNIKGTATELPGELDFNFRIKTLSSEGYILKISRPKEDENYLDFQQKLLQYVAKNNAEIIAPKVIKDTEGNVISTIIDAFGNVRKVRLLTWISGRVWSSVNPQLDSLRFSLGEQCGLLTKALQGFNHEEAKREFVWDVAQSLWTKKHINLFENEQKEIITYYQTQFENNKINYDSLRKSVVHNDANDNNVIVSKELVNPTVKAAIDYGDAIYTQVINDVAIACAYAIMNHNEPLESALHIVKGYHQNFPLQEKELAHLYDAIAMRLVISVTKSAINKIEEPNNKYLLISEKPAWEVLKKWREIHPDFAEYNFRIACGFSAHPNEKKFENWSLKHTFSLENLFPTVQKNSIFPIDLSISSKWIGHEKEANNLALFQFKIDELQKENPTKIIGGGYLEPRVFYTADAYQKIGNNGKENRTIHLGTDFWLPKNTSVHAILDGEVVISSDNQGDKNYGGLLVLKHQADNFEFYTLYGHNTPESVQKHQVGDRILKGEKIAELGDISENGNWVPHLHFQVLLSLFDLKTDFPGVAYLNEMEVWKSVCPNPNLLFKSKELNQNNSISNNDLIKYRKQHLGKSLSLQYKTPIKMVRGSGVYLIDQFGNKYLDTVNNVAHVGHENYNVVKAGQQQMSLINTNSRYLHENINELAKELIETLPPELNVLHFVNSGSEANELAIRMAKAVTGEKDIIASEIGYHGNANMCIDISSYKFDGKGGNGAPEHTQIFPLVDSFRGKYRGENTAKKYADEVQKCIDTIQNKGRNVGAFIIEPIISCGGQVELPTGFLSEAYQKIRKVGGVCISDEVQTGCGRMGKTFWGFQLHDVVPDIITIGKPLGNGHPIAAVACTQKVAEAFANGMEYFNTFGGNPVSCAIATEVIRTVKRDKLQENALEVGNYLKSSLKELSKEFPIIGDVRGQGLFLGIEFVDSQLNPLASHADYIANRMKNYGILMSTDGADHNVLKIKPPIVFTKENAEEVLFYLKKILKEDFMKVV
- a CDS encoding proline racemase family protein; its protein translation is MSKTYQNILSKTDFKPNENWLQIKTIDMHTGGEPLRVIVDGFPELKGNSVLEYRRYCKENFDNLRTALMFEPRGHPDMYGCILLPPNPKENNQNNEEIGDFGIIFLHNEGYSTMCGHAIIAISTLAVEMNWIDVKEGENILKIDAPCGRITSFANVKNGKVTGVRFHCVPSFVVGLDRTVEVENLGTVTYDLAYGGAFYAYVDMAKNNFNFDLSSNSYRDLIANGMKIKHAVMQNDSEIIHPLEADLSFLYGTIFVDNNKQPSGNDSRNVCIFAEGEVDRCPTGSGVSGRMAIHKKRNEIDFNQTMSIESITDSVFIGAVISEEKYGQFNAVIPQVSGTAYITGMNTFVIDPNDPMKDGFILR
- a CDS encoding NAD(P)/FAD-dependent oxidoreductase, coding for MSKEVVIIGGGIIGLCSAYYLQKEGHKVTVIDKSDFSSGASYVNAGYITPSHIISLAAPGMINKGIKWMFDSKSPFSVKPRLDYDFVKWSWLFKKASTKQKVESSIKPIKDINLLSRELYEDIKASNDFDFFYQHKGLLMCYQTDKTGEEEWNTGKRAIQEGLNVENLSKEQVLKLEPNAGLNIKGAIYYHTDSHMTPSEFMPQLKRYLEKNGVTILANEEVLDINVTGNKVTSLKTNKQEFTPDEIVVATGSWSQILMKKLNTTIPIQAGKGYRINVSQETGITIPAILMEAKVAVTPMNGFTRFAGTMEVDKINTNINKVRVNAIAKASERFYQNLKISQKEIDDVASGLRPCSPDGLPYIGRLSKVKNVTVATGHAMMGWSLGPATGKLISEVISDKKTSLDLSPFHTERYA
- a CDS encoding S28 family serine protease yields the protein MKNLQLFILVSLAVFASCKTTKENKIVSFKEKLQATFPKAQIDSIEAKDHFTEAYKVVLKQNLDPKNPSEGTFDHYMYVSHANYNSPTVLITDGYSSRNRTTELSKVFKSNQVIVEYRMYGKSRPDSIPWKHLTNDNAIEDYHTIVTKLKNVYSGKWLSSGISKGGETTLIYKAKYPKDIDVAVPYVAPLINTLEDPRTNDLINSVGSDACRASIKTFQRTVLENRADILKILATYAAKNKMSFTQVPLEETLEYAVLEFPFSFWQWGSGKCADVPTKEASSEELFKYLIKISGVHVYNDAGFKNYLPSFYQHMRELGYYGFDLAPVKDLLKVVKSSTNSRFAPKNVDLTYNPTYIKEVRNYVETKGNNILYIQGAYDPWAACGPTPKEGVDALKMVLEGGSHLTRIKSFSDKDQQKIYAKLQAWLGKDVKLYPLK